The DNA window ATCCCTTTCACCTGTTGCAGGGTTTGCCTTTATGTTCTTTGGCAGGTCAAAGGATGCGAGGGTTGTCTCATAGTTTCCTGGGTGTCCCAGGTCGTTACAGTGGAGGTGTATTGAGTGTGGTAGCTGGAGTTTCTCGTTAACCTCTGCGAGTCCCTTTATGATCTCTGCTGGTGTTATGTCAAAGTATGGGGCTGGATCATAGATGCCGTGGACGTTTCCACCCCATCCCCAGGCCTCTGTACCTGCAGGGTTAACTATCTTTATTGCGTAACCCTTGGTTGCCTTGAGGAGCCATGAGGCGTAGGCTGCGCATGCATCCACGTCTCCCTCCTTGAGGTACTCCATGACGAACCAGTTGTTACCGAAGAGTGGGTATGCTGCGTGGTCTATTATGGGTGTGTCATGGAACTCCTCATGGGTGTGCCTTGCAAGGAGTGGTGGCATGGCCGCCTCCATTGCGGTGGTGTAACCCATCTGGGCGTACCTGTAACCTGTCATGAAGGTTGATGGTACTGAGAAACCACTTCCGGCCCTTCCTGCCTTGAACTTTTCAGCGTCCCTTCGGCTGTCTTCTGGCCTGTACATCCTTCCCACGTTGACCTTTGCACCGGCTATGTGGGAGTGTGGGTCGACACCTCCAGGCATCACCATTTTTCCAGATGCATCAATGACCTTGGCGGAGTCACTGACGCTCTCAACTATTTTACCATCCCTGACGCAGATGTCCATCTTCTCTCCATCGACGTTGTTAAGAGGACAGTAAACAAATCCGTTTTTGATTATGTATTCCATTTGAATCCTCCCGCTGAACTAATTAAATCTGACCTACCTTACCGTAGACCTTCATGAGGGTGGGCATGTCAGGAACCTCTTCATCGGTGGGTATGATCTCCACCGGTATGTTCTTAAAGCTGGGTGTTGCTGTTGAATCTGTATCTGGTCTTATGACCCTGTTGGCCCATGGGCCCATTGGTATGTAGACCATTCCATCTGGTAGTGGTTCCTTTGCTTCAACAGCCTTGACAACCACATCTCCATATTCTGATATGACCTTGACGTTGTCTCCTTCGTTTATTCCGGGCTGCTTCATCATGTCTGCGTTCATCTGAATTATTGCAGCTGCATCCACGTACATTTTAAGGTCCTTACCTGATTCTATGGCCTGTCCCTGCCATATTGTCCTTCCTGTGTTGAGTATGACCATCATTCTAATTCCTCCAGTCTTATTGCATTCACGGGGCAGCTTTCAACACATGTACCGCATTTTCCGCACAGGTCAGGGTTTTTTATGTTTACAACCCCGTCCTCCACTATCATGATGATCTCAACATCATCTGTTGGGCCCTTTCCACCGGCGACTTCCGGGCTCCTTAGGGCGTTCACTGGACATGCGATCACGCAGTTTCCGCATCCATGGCAGAGTTCAGGGTATGCCTTAAGTCCAATTGCCATCTGATTACCTCCATTTATTTGAGTAATGATTCAAAGGCGTTCTTCCATGCCTTTGATTTGATTGGAGTTGTATTTATTTTGCTCCTCTTAACCTCTATGGCGTTCACAGGGCATGATCTCTCACATGCTCCACAGTATATGCAGAATCTCTCGTCCTTGTAGAGTTTGGTTGTTTTTTCACCGGGTTTCTCTGGTTTCGGGAATGAGAGAACGTTGCATGGGCATGCCATCACGCAGGTTTCACAGGCCTGGCATGTGTCCTGGTCGATTATCAGTTCTCCCTCGAATGGCTTGGTCACTGTTGCAGCATCAACCGGGCAGATCTCCTGGCACCAGCCACAGTTTACACAGAGCTCAGGGTCGATGTAGGATGTTCCTGTAACCTCAGGGACCTTTATCTCGTATTCACCGTATGGGCAGATCCTGCAGACCTGCATTATGGCGTCAACAGGGCAGATCCTCTTACATATTCCGCAGTGAACACATTTGTCCTCGTCCACGTTGATGTCGGTTGCAACGGCTGGGCTTGCTGAACTTGGTATCTGGTGTTCTATCTCTATGGCGTCAACCGGACACATTTCCTCGCACATACCGCAGTATATGCAGGTGTCCTTGTCTATTTCGATTTCTCCGGTTATTAGATCCTTCCTTTTCGGGAGTTCCCTTGTTATGGTTATGGCATCCTGTGGACATGCTGTTTCACATGCCTTGCACTGTATACATGTTTCATCATCAATTTCAGCTGATTTGAGGATTTTAGGATATTCTGCAAGTTCCTTTATGGATGTCCCATCAATCTGAAGGTCAAGAGCCTGGAATGGGCAGATTGAACTGCACATACCGCAGAGGACACATTTGTTCTCATCGATAAGTATCTTTGACTCATCCTGCTCTGTTCTGACCATTGCACCTGTTGGGTTAACCTCGATTGCACTGACCGGGCATATCTCGCCGCACAGTCCACACACAGCGCAGAGGCAATCCTGGAAGATCAACTTTCTGTTTTCTTCGCCGGTTCGCTCCACGGTAATATTCTTACCTTCAATTACTTCGGTCGTTTCCATCAATTTCTACCTCCTTTATTTCTATAGAATCAGTTGGACACATATCAACACATATGAGACACCCGCAGCACCATTCGGAATCCACATGTGCCTTGAGGTCTCGGAGGGTTATGGCCTTCATCAGGCATGTGTCCACACATAGCCCGCACCCAATACATGAGTTCCTGACGGTTCCCTGGAATTCCCTCTGCTGGCATGTCTTCACTATCGTCCTTGTCATCTCTGTGTTCTGTGTAAGGGAGTGGGTGAGAAGAAGGAAATCCCTTGGACACATCTCTGTTATTATCCTTGCAATCTCTATTGACCTCCATGAGAGGTTTCTCCCGTTGAGGTAGTGAGAAACAGTTGATCTGTTTATCTTCAGAGCTTTGGCTATCTCTCTCTGTGAATGGCCCTGTTTTGTTAGGTTTACAGCTGCTATGTATTTGAGTCCAGAAACTATATGTTTCGGCATAGGGTCACCATGTGTGTTAATCACACATTTAGCCGCTACCTATATAATAATTTTCTACAAAAAACAAATAGAAAAATATATATATGAGTGTGTTGTCAGCACACATCCCTGATCAGTCACCAATAGAAATATATAAAGGAGTGTGTTATCAGGGCACATCTTCTCTGTGGTTAGACGCGACACACCCTGACCGGGGTGAACTTGAGTTCAGGCATTCCTGAAAGAGGGTCCCGGTCTCCGCCTGTGAGGACATTCGCAGGAGTATCTGCAAAGTGGAATGTCATGAAGACCACGCCACCCATCACCTCATCTGTAACCCTTGCCCTCACCCTGAGGGAGCCCCTCTCTGATGTGACCTCAACAGTATCACCATCTTTTATACCCAGGGAGATGGCGTCAGCCGGGTTCATGAGAAGCTCCTCATGGTCTGAGAATGATTCCAGTTCCCTCACCCTTGCAGTCATGGACCTTGTATGGTACTGGTAGAGGTTCCTCCCTGTTACAAGGACCAGCGGATACTCCTCCGAGACCTCCCTGGACTGGTAATCAGGCAGCAGGAACGAAGCCCTCCCTGTGGGTGTTGGGAATCCTTCCGAGTGAAGGTAACCTGTTCCCTCATCCTCCTCTGATGTGCAGGGCCACTGTATACCTCCAGATTTCAGTCTTTCGTGGGAGATGCCAGCATATGAGGGTACAAGTTCCCTTATCTCATCGAATATCCTGGAAGCTGATTCATAATCAAAGTCATCCCTTCCCATCCTCTCTGCAATCATGGAGATTATCTGCCAGTCAGGCAGTGCATCCCCGGGGGCATCCAGTGCCTTCCTCAGAAGCTGAACCCTTCTCTCGGTGTTGGTGAATGTGCCGTCCTTCTCTGCAAAGGATGCTGCGGGCAGGACCACATCTGCAAGTTCTGCTGTCTCGGTGAGGAATATATCCTGTACCACGAGGAATTCAAGACCTTCAAGGGCCTCCCTGGTCTTTTCAATGTCAGGTTCACTCAGAAGTGGGTTCTCACCCATTATGTACATGCACCTGATTTTCCCGTCCCTTGCAGCATCAAACATCTCAGGAAGTGTCATCCCTGCAGGTGGGATGGGTGAACCCCATTTCTCAGAGAATTTCACTGCAGCCCCATCAATGCCCTGATACCCTGGGAGGAGGTCGGGAAGCGCCCCCATATCACAGGCCCCCTGAACGTTGTTCTGGCCCCTCAGCGGGTTGATACCGCCTGATTTTATACCAAGGTTACCTGTAAGAAGCGCCAGGTTGCTCAGTGCAAGCACATTACCCGTCCCATTAACGTGCTGGGTGATGCCCATTGAATATATTATGGATGCCGGGGGATTGGAGGCGTACATTATTGCGGCTCTCCTTATGTCCTCATGTTTAACGCCGGTTACCCTCTCCACCTCATCAAGATCCAGGGCCATGACAGCGTCCCTGAACTCCTCAAATTTCTCTGTGCGGGACTCTATGAATTCACCATCATGCAGGCCCTCCTCAAGTATGAAGCGGCACATTGCCATTAAAAGTGGGATGTCAGATCCTGGTCTGTTCTGTAGATGGATATCTGCAAGTTCAGATAACCTTGTTTTCCTTGGATCCACAACAACGAGCTTTGCACCTGACCTGAGGGCCCTGATTACACTGTAGGAGGTTACAGGGTGTGTCTCTGCTGGGTTGGTTCCCACTGCCAGTATACACCCGGCACCCTCCAGTTCAGATATGGAGTTGGTCATTGCACCACTGCCCAGACTCATTCTAAGTGCTGTAAGTGAGGGGGCATGGCAGAGCCTTGCGCAGTGATCAATGTTCCCTGACCCCATAACAGCCCTTGTAAACTTCTGCAGCAGATAGTTCTCCTCATTGGTGCACTTGGCAGATGCCACAGCCGCAAATTCTTTTCCGGTGTATTCAGAGAGCCTTTCGGCCACAAATGAGATGGCCTCGTCCCATTCCACCTCTATAAACTTTCCATCAACCTTTATCAGGGGTTTTTTGAGTCTTTCAGGGCTGTTTACAAATTTAAGGGCGAACCTCCCCTTCACACATAGCCTTCCCCGGTTAACAGGGCTATCAGGGACGCCCCTTGAACTCACAATACGGTTTCCCCTCACCCCAAGGTAGATCTCGCAGCCGGCGCCGCAGTAGGGGCATACAGTCCTCACCTCAGCGGAGGGCCTCTCAGCCCTGGGTAGGAGGGCGCCCACCGGGCATGCCTCAACGCATTCACCGCATGAGACACAGCTTGAATCAAGCATATCCCTGTCCATGAAGGTGGCTATCCTTGTGTCATGGCCCCTGTATGCAAAATCAACCGCCTCTGCACCCACCCCCCTGCAGACACGGACACATATACCGCAGAGAATGCACTTATCATGGTCCCTCAGGAAAAATGGGTTGGATTCATCCGCTTCGAGTCCTGAAAGCTCAGGCCTTAACCTCTCAAGGTCCCCTTCAGATACGTTGAGGTAGGATGAGACCTCCTGAAGTCTGCAGTCACCTGATGCCGGGCATGCAAGGCAATCCCTGCTGTGATCAGCGATTATCAGGGACAGAGTGGTTCTTCTGATCCTGTTTATCCTGTCAGACTCTGATATGAACTCGGCACCATCCTCTGCAGGGGTTTCACATGCCGTAACCAGCCGCCCCTCACTGTTTTCAACCAGACACAGCCTGCAGCCCCCAAATGGCTCAATACCATCTCTGAAACAGAGGTTCGGTATGTAGATGCCGTTTGCAAGGGCTGCCTCGAGGACAGTCATCCCCCGGGCTGCCTCAACTTCCCTTCCATCGATCCTGAATTTTACAGTCCCCTTCATGTTATCTTCAGCTAATTTTTTATAGTGAAAATTTATCCCCATGTAAAATAAAGTTTATGAAGAGGTGAAAGTATGAGGATAGTAGGGGTGACAGGCACCAAGGACACCGGCAAAACCGCCCTCGTGGAGAAACTCGTCGAGAAACTCGTGGATACGGGTT is part of the Methanothermobacter sp. K4 genome and encodes:
- the fwdD gene encoding tungsten-dependent formylmethanofuran dehydrogenase subunit FwdD, with the translated sequence MMVILNTGRTIWQGQAIESGKDLKMYVDAAAIIQMNADMMKQPGINEGDNVKVISEYGDVVVKAVEAKEPLPDGMVYIPMGPWANRVIRPDTDSTATPSFKNIPVEIIPTDEEVPDMPTLMKVYGKVGQI
- a CDS encoding 4Fe-4S binding protein, coding for MAIGLKAYPELCHGCGNCVIACPVNALRSPEVAGGKGPTDDVEIIMIVEDGVVNIKNPDLCGKCGTCVESCPVNAIRLEELE
- the fwdF gene encoding tungsten-dependent formylmethanofuran dehydrogenase subunit FwdF — its product is METTEVIEGKNITVERTGEENRKLIFQDCLCAVCGLCGEICPVSAIEVNPTGAMVRTEQDESKILIDENKCVLCGMCSSICPFQALDLQIDGTSIKELAEYPKILKSAEIDDETCIQCKACETACPQDAITITRELPKRKDLITGEIEIDKDTCIYCGMCEEMCPVDAIEIEHQIPSSASPAVATDINVDEDKCVHCGICKRICPVDAIMQVCRICPYGEYEIKVPEVTGTSYIDPELCVNCGWCQEICPVDAATVTKPFEGELIIDQDTCQACETCVMACPCNVLSFPKPEKPGEKTTKLYKDERFCIYCGACERSCPVNAIEVKRSKINTTPIKSKAWKNAFESLLK
- a CDS encoding helix-turn-helix transcriptional regulator; the protein is MPKHIVSGLKYIAAVNLTKQGHSQREIAKALKINRSTVSHYLNGRNLSWRSIEIARIITEMCPRDFLLLTHSLTQNTEMTRTIVKTCQQREFQGTVRNSCIGCGLCVDTCLMKAITLRDLKAHVDSEWCCGCLICVDMCPTDSIEIKEVEIDGNDRSN
- the fdhF gene encoding formate dehydrogenase subunit alpha, yielding MKGTVKFRIDGREVEAARGMTVLEAALANGIYIPNLCFRDGIEPFGGCRLCLVENSEGRLVTACETPAEDGAEFISESDRINRIRRTTLSLIIADHSRDCLACPASGDCRLQEVSSYLNVSEGDLERLRPELSGLEADESNPFFLRDHDKCILCGICVRVCRGVGAEAVDFAYRGHDTRIATFMDRDMLDSSCVSCGECVEACPVGALLPRAERPSAEVRTVCPYCGAGCEIYLGVRGNRIVSSRGVPDSPVNRGRLCVKGRFALKFVNSPERLKKPLIKVDGKFIEVEWDEAISFVAERLSEYTGKEFAAVASAKCTNEENYLLQKFTRAVMGSGNIDHCARLCHAPSLTALRMSLGSGAMTNSISELEGAGCILAVGTNPAETHPVTSYSVIRALRSGAKLVVVDPRKTRLSELADIHLQNRPGSDIPLLMAMCRFILEEGLHDGEFIESRTEKFEEFRDAVMALDLDEVERVTGVKHEDIRRAAIMYASNPPASIIYSMGITQHVNGTGNVLALSNLALLTGNLGIKSGGINPLRGQNNVQGACDMGALPDLLPGYQGIDGAAVKFSEKWGSPIPPAGMTLPEMFDAARDGKIRCMYIMGENPLLSEPDIEKTREALEGLEFLVVQDIFLTETAELADVVLPAASFAEKDGTFTNTERRVQLLRKALDAPGDALPDWQIISMIAERMGRDDFDYESASRIFDEIRELVPSYAGISHERLKSGGIQWPCTSEEDEGTGYLHSEGFPTPTGRASFLLPDYQSREVSEEYPLVLVTGRNLYQYHTRSMTARVRELESFSDHEELLMNPADAISLGIKDGDTVEVTSERGSLRVRARVTDEVMGGVVFMTFHFADTPANVLTGGDRDPLSGMPELKFTPVRVCRV